TTTCCGCAGGCCTTCGTCCTCGGCCGCGGGAAGCGAGGCGTCGTCGGTGGTCGTGGTCATCGGGCACTGCCCTCCTCGGCGGGAACCTGCTGGGCGGGGGCGGTCTTCGGCGCGGCGGCCGGGGGCGGTGCGGCGTCCTCAGGCACCCGCGCCGTGCGCTCCGGCGCGGCGTCGGCGCCACCGGCGCCCCTGGGCGCCGCTGCCGGGCCGTCCCCTGCCGGGCCGTCCGCCCCGCCGGACCCCGCGCCCGACATCAGCCAGGCGTACTCCGCGTTGTCGCGCAGCAGCTCCTGATGCGTGCCGACCGCGGCGATACGGCCCCCGGACAGCAGCGCCACCCGGTCCGCCAGCATCACGGTCGACGGGCGGTGCGCCACGACCACCGCCGTCGTCCGCGCCAGGACCTCCCGCAGCGCGGCCTCCACCAGCGTCTCCGTATGCACGTCCAGCGCGGAGAGCGGATCGTCCAGCACCAGGAAGCGCGGCTCACCGACCACCGCGCGCGCCAGCGCCAGGCGCTGACGCTGGCCGCCGGAGAGGCTCAGGCCCTGCTCGCCGACCTCCGTGTCCAGCCCCTGCGGCAGGTCGTGCACGAAGTCCGCCTGGGCCACCGACAGCGCCCGGCGCACCTGCTCCTCGTCCGCGTCCGCCGCGCCCATCGTCACGTTCTCGCCGACCGTCGCGGAGAACAGCGTCGGCTCCTCGAACGCCACCGACACCAGCTCCCGCAGCCGTGAGCGCTCCATCGTGGCGATGTCCTCGCCGTCCAGCGTGATCCGCCCGCCGGTCACCTCGTGCAGTCGGGGCACCAGCGCCGTCAGCGTCGTCTTGCCCGACCCCGTACCCCCGACGAGGGCCAGCGTCTCGCCGGGCCGGATGTGCAGATCGATGCCCGACAGGACGGGCGGGGAGTCCGGGTCCGCGTCCGGGTAGCGGAACGCGACGCCCTCGAACACCATCCCCGGCGCGGTGGCCGGCGTGCCCTCCCGTACGGCGACGGCGCCCCGCTCCTCCGCCACGTCCATCACCTCGAAGTACCGGTCGGTGGCGGTCGCCGACTCCTGGCTCATCGCCAGCAGGAAGCCGATCGACTCCACCGGCCAGCGCAGTGCGAGTGCCGTGGACAGGAACGCCACCAGCGTGCCCGCCGACAGCGTCCCGTCCGCCACCTGGATCGTGCCGAGCACCAGCGCCGCGCCGATCGCCAGCTCCGGGATGGCCGTGATCAGCGCCCAGATCCCGGCGAGCAGCCGGGCCTTGCCCAGCTCCGTGTCGCGCAACCGGTGCGCGAGCGCCTTGAACGCCCGCGCCTGGCTGCGATGCCGGCCGAAGCCCTTGACGATGCGGATGCCCAGCACGCTCTCCTCGACGACCGTCGTGAGGTCGCCGACCTGGTCCTGGGCCCGGCGCGCGACCACCGAGTACTTCGTCTCGAACAGCGAGCACAGGATGATCAGCGGCACCGCGGGCGCCAGCAGCACCAGACCGAGCGTCCAGTCCTGGGCGAACAGAAGGACGAACCCGACGAGGATCGTCGCCGTGTTGACGACCAGGAAGGTCAGCGGGAACGCCAGGAACATCCGCAGCAGCATCAGGTCCGTCGTCCCGCGCGACAGCAGCTGACCCGAGGCCCAGCGGTCGTGGAACGCGACCGGCAGCCGTTGCAGATGGCGGAAGAGGTCCGCCCGCATCGCCGCCTCGACCCCGGCCAGCGGCCGCGCCACCAGCCACCGCCGGAACCCGAACAGCAGCGCCTCCGCGATGCCGAGCAGCAGCAGGTACAGCGCCCCCAGCCACACCCCGCCCGGATCGCGGTCGGCGACCGGGCCGTCCACCATCCATTTCAGGACCAGTGGGATCACCAGCCCCAGACAGGACGCCAGGATCGCCACGAAGGCGGCCGTGAACAGGCGCACCCGCACGGGTCGGACATAGGGCCACAGGCGCAGGAGGGAGCGCACGGCGGACCGGTCCGTGCGCTCTGCAGGCATTTTGGGCATCAGGGCCGACCCTACGTTTCACCACTGACATCGGTCCTCCCAATTTCCGGCCGCCCGCCGCCCGCTCACCCCCCGCCCGCCCGGTCCGGTCGCACCCGGTCGTACTCCGCCGTCACCGCCGTCGGTTGTGACCGGGGCATCCTCGGCTGACCTGTCTCCTCCCGCTCCGCTACTCCACCACGCGCAGCAGCAGCACCGAACGGGCCGGCACCGTCATCTCCGTACCGCCGTCCAGGGCCGTGCCCGGAGCCTCGGCCTGTTCCTCCCGCGAGGTGTCCAGGACCAGTTCGTACGCGTCTCCCCACGGCGCCCCCGGCAGGGCGAAGGACGTCGGCTCCGCGCCCGCGTGCAGGACGGCCAGGAAGCTGTCGTCGGTCACCGGCTCCCCCCGGGCGTCCCGCCCCGGGATGTCCCGCCCGGAGAGGTAGAGCCCGATCGTGGCGGCGGGCGCGTACCAGTCGCCCTCCGTCATCTCCCGGCCGTCCCGGGCGAACCACGCCAGATCCCGCAGCCCGTCCGGGGCCTGCGCCCGGCCGGAGAAGAACGCGCGGCGCCGCAGCACCGGATGGGTCCGGCGCAGCGTCAGCACCCGGGCCGTCAACGCGGTCAGCTCCCGCCACTGCGGCTGGTCCAGCAGCGACCAGTCGACCCAGCCGGTCTCGTTGTCCTGGCAGTAGGCGTTGTTGTTGCCGCCCTGCGTCCGGCCCATCTCGTCTCCGGCCACCAGCATCGGCACCCCGGTGGACAGCAGCAGCGTGGTCAGCAGATTGCGGAGCTGACGGCGGCGCAGCGCGTTGATCTCCGGATCGTCGCTCTCGCCCTCCGCTCCGCAGTTCCACGCCCGGTTGTCGTTCGTCCCGTCCCGGTTGCCCTCCCCGTTGGCCTCGTTGTGCTTCTGCTCGTAGGAGACCAGGTCGCGCAGGGTGAATCCGTCGTGCGCCGTGACGAAGTTGACCGAGGCGTACGGACGGCGCCCGCCCCAGGCGTACAGGTCGCTGGAGCCGGTCAGCCGGTAGCCGAGATCCCGTACGTCGGGGAGCGCGCCGCGCCAGAAGTCCCGTACGGCGTCGCGGTAGCGGTCGTTCCACTCGGTCCACAGGGGCGGGAAGGCTCCCACCTGGTAGCCGCCGTTGCCGACGTCCCACGGCTCGGCGATCAGCTTGACCCGGCGCAGCACCGGATCCTGGGCGATGACCGCGAGGAACGGGGAGAGCATGTCGACGTCGTGCATCGACCGGGCCAGCGCCGCCGCCAGATCGAAGCGGAAGCCGTCGACGCCCATCTCGGTGACCCAGTAGCGCAGCGAGTCGGTGATGAGCCGCAGCACCTGGGGCTGGACGACGTGCAGGGTGTTGCCGCAGCCGGTGTAGTCGGCGTAGCGGCGCGGGTCGCCCTCCAGACGGTAGTAGCCGCGGTTGTCGATGCCGCGCAGCGACAGCATCGGCCCCAGCTCGCCCGCCTCCGCGGTGTGGTTGTAGACGACGTCGAGGATCACCTCGATCCCGGCGTCGTGCAGCGCGCGCACCATCCGCTTGAACTCACCGACCTGCTGGCCGGCCGTGCCGGATGCGGAGTAGTCGGCGTGCGGGGCGAAGTAGCCGATGGAGTTGTAGCCCCAGTGGTTGTGCAGCCCGCGCCGCAGCAGATGGTCCTCGTGGGCGAACTGGTGCACCGGGAGCAGTTCGACGGCGGTCACCCCGAGCCGGGTGAGGTGCTCGATCGCCGCCGGATGCGCGAGACCGGCGTACGTGCCGCGCAGCTCGGGCGGGATGTCCGGGTGCAGCCTGGTGAATCCGCGGACGTGCAGCTCGTAGATGACGGAGTCGGCCCACGGGGTCTTCGGGCGGCGGTCCTCCACCCAGTCGTCGTCATCGTGGACGACCACGCCCTTGGGGACGTACGGGGCCGAGTCCCGGTCGTCGCGCACGGTGTCGGCGACATGCTGGTCCGGCCAGTCCCGGACATGCCCGTACACCTCGGGCGGCAGGGCGAAGGTCCCGTCCACCGCACGGGCGTACGGGTCGAGCAGCAGCTTCGCCGCGTTCCAGCGGGCCCCCGTCCACGGGTCCCAGCGGCCGTGCACCCGGTAGCCGTAGCGCTGACCGGGGCGTACGCCGGGGACGAAGCCGTGCCAGATCTCATGGGTCAGCTCGGTCAGCGGGCAGCGCGTCTCGACGCCCCGCTCGTCGAACAGACACAGTTCGACCGCCTCGGCCCCGCCCGCCCACAGCGCGAAGTTCGTCCCCGCCACCCCGTCCGGGCCGACCCGGAAGCGGGCCCCCAGCGGCATCGGGGCCCCGGGCCACACGGTGGGGGCCGGGGCCGCGGCCCGTACGGCTTCGGCGTGCTCGGTGCGCTGCACCTCCACGATCTCCGCCCGGACGGCGGCCACCGTCCCCGGATCCCGCACCGCCTCCCGCTCGGGATCCTGTACTGCCTCCTGCTCGGCTGCGCTCGACACCGTGTAGCCTCCCGCGGCTCATAGGACGGGCACCTACGAGGGGGCGCGCGGCGTCCCGGCCGCGGCCCCCTTCAGGCAGTCCTCCCCTCTGTTCTGCCCACCGGGCGGCCCTCACTCACGTTTCCCCCGACCGGCCCTGGTCGTTGGGGGAGCGTGAACCACACAGCGAAGAGCGCACGCGCCGGCTCGGCCGCCGTGCTGACCTGGGCAGGACTGCTGACCGTGCTGGCCCTGCTGACCGGCTGCACCGACACCCGGGAGGCCCTGCTCAACGGCAAGGCGCGGTCCCCCGGCGACGTGATCAGCGTCTTCCCCGAGAACGGGGCCAAGGATGTCGACGAGGAGACCCGGATCGCGGTGAAGGTCCCCGACGGGCGGCTGGAGAGCGTGAAGGTCATGCGGATCGAGGACGCGCGACAGCAGACGGTCGCGGGGCGCATCGCAGAGGACGGACGCTCCTGGGCCCCGGAGCCCGAGGCGGCCCGGCTCGCCCTCGCCGCGAAGTACAGCATCGACGCGGTGGCCGTGGACGGACAGGGCCGCCGTTCCGCCCGGCACGCCACGTTCACCACGCTCGTGCCCGAGCACCGCTTCATCGGCTATTTCAAACCGGAGAACCGGTCCACCGTGGGCACCGGCATGATCGTTTCCTTCGCCTTCAACCGCCCGATCGCCGACCGGGCCGCGGTGGAGAAGGCCATCCGGGTGACGTCCGATCCGGTGGTGGAGGTCGCCGGCCACTGGTTCGGCAAGGACCGGCTCGACTTCCGCCCGAAGACCTACTGGAAGCCCGGCACCGAGGTCACCGTCGACATCGGGCTGCGGGACGTCGAGGGCGCCCCGGGCGTCTACGGCAGTCAGGACAAGACCGTCGTCTTCACCGTCGGCCGCTCCCAGATCTCCCGGGTCGACGCCGAGGCCAAGACCATGGAGGTACGCCGGGACGGTGAGCTCGTCGTGACGGTCCCGATCACCGCGGGTGCCCCGAAGACCACCACGTACAACGGGAAGATGGTGGTCACCGAGATGCACGAGGTGACCCGGATGAACGGGGCGACCGTCGGCTTCACGGACAAGGAGGGCAAGGGCGAGTACGACATCAAGGACGTGCCGCACGCGATCCGGCTCACCACCTCCGGCACCTTCCTGCACGGCAACTACTGGGCCGACGAGTCCGTCTTCGGCGAGGAGAACGTCAGCCACGGCTGCATCGGGCTGCGCGACGCCAAGGGCGGCGGCAGCTCCACCCCCGGCGGCTGGTTCTTCGACCGGACCCTCATCGGCGACGTGGTCGAGGTCGTCAACTCCAAGGACAGGAAGGTCGCCCCCGACAACGGCCTCAGCGGCTGGAACATGACCTGGAAGAAGTGGACGGCGGGCTCCGCCCTGCGCTGAACCCCCGGGGTCCCGGCTGCTCGCTCCGCACAGAGGGCCCGGCCCCGGCCACTTCTCTCCCCCCCGGAACCCCGCGCCACCTGCACACTCCCCGCGATCCCGTCGGACCGGTTGGGACGGAACGGTGACATTCCGGAGGGAGTTCACCGCGCCCGCGATGTGATTATCTTGCGGCGGGCGTGCAGGTGTAGCGCGCGGGGGTGCGGGCCATGGCGGGAGCCGGGCCGTGCGAGGGGAGACGACCACAGTGAACGGGCAGCCGATATCGGGGGCATCGGCCGGGGCGAGCGGGAAGCGGCGCGGCGGGCCGGGGCTTCTGGCCCTGGTTCTGGGGGCACTGCTGGTGCTGGTGACGGCGTGCGGAGGCGGCGGCAGCGCCGACGCGGGGGACGGGAAGGGACCGGCGGGCGGCACGAAGAAGGAGGACACGACCGCTTCGCGGGCGGTCGTGACCATCGCGCCCAAGGACGGGGCGGAGTCCGTGGCGACCAGCGGCGCCCTGAAGATCGGCGCCGAGCAGGGCAAGCTGACCACGGTGAAGGTCGCCGACCCCAAGGGCAACGAGGTCGAGGGCGAGATCTCCGCCGACGGTGCGAGCTGGACGCCCGAGCGCCATCTCGCCGCCTCCACCAAGTACACGGTGCACGCGGTCGCCAAGGACTCCGAGGGCCGTGAGTCGGCGAAGGACACCACCTTCACCACGCTCGTCCCGGCGAACACCTTCATCGGGCACTACACGCCCGAGGACGGCTCCACCGTCGGCGTCGGCATGCCGGTCTCCATCAACTTCACCCGTGGCATCACCGAACCGGCCGCGGTGGAGAAGGGCATCAAGGTGACGGCCGAACCGGCCGTCGAGATCGAGGGCCACTGGTTCGGCAACGACCGCCTCGACTTCCGCCCGGAGAAGTACTGGAAGCCGGGCACCAAGGTGACCGTCGAGCTCAACCTCGACGGCGTGGAGGGCAGGCCGGGCGTCTACGGCAAGCAGGCCAAGACGGTGACGTTCACCATCGGCCGCAGCCAGGTCTCCACCGTCGACGCGAGCAGCAAGCGGATGAAGGTGGTCCGCGACGGCAGGCAGATCAAGGACATCCCGATCTCCGCGGGCGCCCCGGCGACGACCACGTACAACGGCCAGATGGTCATCAGCGAGAAGCTCAAGGTGACCCGGATGAACGGCGACACCGTCGGCTTCGGCGGCGAGTACGACATCAAGGACGTCCCGCACGCCATGCGGCTGTCCACCTCGGGCACCTTCCTGCACGGCAACTACTGGGGCGCGTCCTCGATCTTCGGCAACACCAACACCAGCCACGGCTGTGTCGGCCTGCGCGACGTGCGCGGCGGCTACGACAACCAGACGCCGGCGGCGTGGTTCTACAACAAGTCGATGATCGGCGACGTGGTCATCGTGAAGAACTCCAAGGACAAGCAGATCCAGCCGGACAACGGCCTCAACGGCTGGAACATGGACTGGGAGGAGTGGAAGAAGTAACGCTCTCCCACTCCCGTGTGACCTGGCGGGCCCGGTGCTGTGACCAACGGCACCGGGCCCGCCGTCGTTAGCGCTGGTTAACCTCTAGCCATGACTGTGACCTTCGAAGTACGCGACGGCGTCGGCACCATCCAGCTCGACCGGCCGCCCATGAACGCCCTGGACGTCGCGATCCAGGACCGGCTGCGGGAGCTGGCCGAGGAGGCGACCCGGCGCGAGGACGTGCGCGCCGTGATCCTCTACGGCGGCGAGAAGGTGTTCGCGGCGGGCGCGGACATCAAGGAGATGCAGGCGATGGACCACACGGCGATGGTCCTCCGCTCCAAGGGCCTCCAGGACGCCTTCACGGCCGTCGCCCGCATCCCGAAGCCGGTCGTCGCCGCCGTCACCGGCTACGCGCTGGGCGGCGGCTGCGAGCTGGCTCTCTGCGCCGACTTCCGGATCGCCGCCGACAACGCCAAGCTCGGCCAGCCGGAGATCCTCCTCGGCCTGATCCCCGGCGCGGGCGGCACCCAGCGCCTGGCCCGCCTGATCGGCCCCTCCCGCGCCAAGGACCTCATCTTCACCGGCCGCATGGTCAAGGCGGAGGAGGCACTGGCTCTGGGCCTGGTCGACCGAGTGGTCCCGGCCGCCGAGGTCTACGACCAGGCCCACGCGTGGGCCGCCCGGCTGGCCAAGGGCCCCGCGCTGGCGCTGCGCGCGGCCAAGGAGTCGATCGACGCCGGGCTGGAGACGGACATCGACACGGGACTCACCATCGAGCGGAACTGGTTCGCCGGCCTGTTCGCCACCGAGGACCGCGAGCGGGGGATGCGCAGCTTCGTGGAGGAGGGGCCGGGGAAGGCCACGTTCCGCTGACCCGCAGTCAGATGACCGGTGATCCGTAGTCAGGTCGGGGCCCCCGGGTAGTCGGGTCGGGTGGGCCTCGCGTGAGGGGTTCACCAATCAGGGCGGATTAGCCGGGCCTTAAGGCAACCTTAAGGCCCGGCACCGTCATCGTCCGGGCCGTGCGCCTCGGGTGGAACGTCGTCGCAGCTCAGGCGGGCCGTGCGCGAGGTTGGATTGTCAGAGGCATATGCCAAAAGCCTTCCGTGAACCCCGTTGATCCGGGGTGCGGATTCCGAAGGAACGGCCCCGGAAGGCGATCCGGGCGGCCATGATGGTGGGCATGGCGGGCCTGGAGGGTGTGGATCAGCCGCGACCGCGCAGCAGCGCGACGGCGGCGCGCAGTTCGTCGA
This sequence is a window from Streptomyces parvus. Protein-coding genes within it:
- a CDS encoding ABC transporter ATP-binding protein, whose product is MPKMPAERTDRSAVRSLLRLWPYVRPVRVRLFTAAFVAILASCLGLVIPLVLKWMVDGPVADRDPGGVWLGALYLLLLGIAEALLFGFRRWLVARPLAGVEAAMRADLFRHLQRLPVAFHDRWASGQLLSRGTTDLMLLRMFLAFPLTFLVVNTATILVGFVLLFAQDWTLGLVLLAPAVPLIILCSLFETKYSVVARRAQDQVGDLTTVVEESVLGIRIVKGFGRHRSQARAFKALAHRLRDTELGKARLLAGIWALITAIPELAIGAALVLGTIQVADGTLSAGTLVAFLSTALALRWPVESIGFLLAMSQESATATDRYFEVMDVAEERGAVAVREGTPATAPGMVFEGVAFRYPDADPDSPPVLSGIDLHIRPGETLALVGGTGSGKTTLTALVPRLHEVTGGRITLDGEDIATMERSRLRELVSVAFEEPTLFSATVGENVTMGAADADEEQVRRALSVAQADFVHDLPQGLDTEVGEQGLSLSGGQRQRLALARAVVGEPRFLVLDDPLSALDVHTETLVEAALREVLARTTAVVVAHRPSTVMLADRVALLSGGRIAAVGTHQELLRDNAEYAWLMSGAGSGGADGPAGDGPAAAPRGAGGADAAPERTARVPEDAAPPPAAAPKTAPAQQVPAEEGSAR
- the glgX gene encoding glycogen debranching protein GlgX; amino-acid sequence: MSSAAEQEAVQDPEREAVRDPGTVAAVRAEIVEVQRTEHAEAVRAAAPAPTVWPGAPMPLGARFRVGPDGVAGTNFALWAGGAEAVELCLFDERGVETRCPLTELTHEIWHGFVPGVRPGQRYGYRVHGRWDPWTGARWNAAKLLLDPYARAVDGTFALPPEVYGHVRDWPDQHVADTVRDDRDSAPYVPKGVVVHDDDDWVEDRRPKTPWADSVIYELHVRGFTRLHPDIPPELRGTYAGLAHPAAIEHLTRLGVTAVELLPVHQFAHEDHLLRRGLHNHWGYNSIGYFAPHADYSASGTAGQQVGEFKRMVRALHDAGIEVILDVVYNHTAEAGELGPMLSLRGIDNRGYYRLEGDPRRYADYTGCGNTLHVVQPQVLRLITDSLRYWVTEMGVDGFRFDLAAALARSMHDVDMLSPFLAVIAQDPVLRRVKLIAEPWDVGNGGYQVGAFPPLWTEWNDRYRDAVRDFWRGALPDVRDLGYRLTGSSDLYAWGGRRPYASVNFVTAHDGFTLRDLVSYEQKHNEANGEGNRDGTNDNRAWNCGAEGESDDPEINALRRRQLRNLLTTLLLSTGVPMLVAGDEMGRTQGGNNNAYCQDNETGWVDWSLLDQPQWRELTALTARVLTLRRTHPVLRRRAFFSGRAQAPDGLRDLAWFARDGREMTEGDWYAPAATIGLYLSGRDIPGRDARGEPVTDDSFLAVLHAGAEPTSFALPGAPWGDAYELVLDTSREEQAEAPGTALDGGTEMTVPARSVLLLRVVE
- a CDS encoding Ig-like domain-containing protein; its protein translation is MNHTAKSARAGSAAVLTWAGLLTVLALLTGCTDTREALLNGKARSPGDVISVFPENGAKDVDEETRIAVKVPDGRLESVKVMRIEDARQQTVAGRIAEDGRSWAPEPEAARLALAAKYSIDAVAVDGQGRRSARHATFTTLVPEHRFIGYFKPENRSTVGTGMIVSFAFNRPIADRAAVEKAIRVTSDPVVEVAGHWFGKDRLDFRPKTYWKPGTEVTVDIGLRDVEGAPGVYGSQDKTVVFTVGRSQISRVDAEAKTMEVRRDGELVVTVPITAGAPKTTTYNGKMVVTEMHEVTRMNGATVGFTDKEGKGEYDIKDVPHAIRLTTSGTFLHGNYWADESVFGEENVSHGCIGLRDAKGGGSSTPGGWFFDRTLIGDVVEVVNSKDRKVAPDNGLSGWNMTWKKWTAGSALR
- a CDS encoding Ig-like domain-containing protein, whose protein sequence is MNGQPISGASAGASGKRRGGPGLLALVLGALLVLVTACGGGGSADAGDGKGPAGGTKKEDTTASRAVVTIAPKDGAESVATSGALKIGAEQGKLTTVKVADPKGNEVEGEISADGASWTPERHLAASTKYTVHAVAKDSEGRESAKDTTFTTLVPANTFIGHYTPEDGSTVGVGMPVSINFTRGITEPAAVEKGIKVTAEPAVEIEGHWFGNDRLDFRPEKYWKPGTKVTVELNLDGVEGRPGVYGKQAKTVTFTIGRSQVSTVDASSKRMKVVRDGRQIKDIPISAGAPATTTYNGQMVISEKLKVTRMNGDTVGFGGEYDIKDVPHAMRLSTSGTFLHGNYWGASSIFGNTNTSHGCVGLRDVRGGYDNQTPAAWFYNKSMIGDVVIVKNSKDKQIQPDNGLNGWNMDWEEWKK
- a CDS encoding enoyl-CoA hydratase/isomerase family protein; amino-acid sequence: MTVTFEVRDGVGTIQLDRPPMNALDVAIQDRLRELAEEATRREDVRAVILYGGEKVFAAGADIKEMQAMDHTAMVLRSKGLQDAFTAVARIPKPVVAAVTGYALGGGCELALCADFRIAADNAKLGQPEILLGLIPGAGGTQRLARLIGPSRAKDLIFTGRMVKAEEALALGLVDRVVPAAEVYDQAHAWAARLAKGPALALRAAKESIDAGLETDIDTGLTIERNWFAGLFATEDRERGMRSFVEEGPGKATFR